The Leishmania major strain Friedlin complete genome, chromosome 28 genome includes a region encoding these proteins:
- the LMAIRK gene encoding putative protein kinase produces the protein MTTEVGPDDNVVNNFIITPSSPKSEWTIHDFELLHKLGGGNYGDVYLASVRKSNYVVAIKKLSIKKLAEFDIVNQLRREIEIAFNTRHKYLLRTYAYFFDEHDIYLILEPCSNGMLYSELNRVKLFPPPTAARYVAQLAEALLYLHQHHILHRDIKPENILLDHHQNIKLADFGWSVHDPLNRRKTSCGTPEYFPPEIVSRQMYDMSADLWCLGIFCFELLVGHTPFVSKDNDQIYKKIHAMQYTIPDSVPPEAKDLISNLLIREGSKRLALHRVLSHPFLLKYYYVPNGITPPTGKRPRS, from the coding sequence ATGACGACAGAGGTCGGCCCGGACGACAATGTCGTGAACAACTTCATCATTACCCCGTCGTCCCCAAAGTCGGAGTGGACGATACACGACtttgagctgctgcacaagcTGGGAGGAGGCAATTACGGTGATGTCTACCTGGCGAGTGTCCGCAAGAGCAACTACGTCGTGGCCATCAAGAAGCTCTCGATCAAGAAGCTGGCAGAGTTTGACATTGTGAACCAGCTGCGGCGCGAGATCGAGATCGCCTTCAACACGCGACACAAATACCTCCTACGCACCTACGCCTACTTCTTCGATGAGCACGACATCTACCTTATCCTGGAGCCGTGCAGCAACGGCATGCTCTACAGCGAGCTGAATCGCGTGAAGCTGTtcccgccgccgacggcagcCCGCTATGTGGCGCAGCTCGCCGAGGCACTTCTTTAcctccaccagcaccacaTTCTGCACCGCGACATCAAGCCGGAGAACATTCTGCTGGATCATCATCAGAACATCAAACTCGCCGATTTCGGCTGGTCTGTGCATGACCCGCTGAACCGGCGCAAGACCTCCTGCGGCACGCCCGAGTACTTCCCCCCCGAGATCGTTAGCCGGCAGATGTATGACATGAGCGCCGATCTCTGGTGCCTGGGCATCTTCTGCTTTGAACTGCTTGTGGGCCACACACCGTTCGTGAGCAAGGACAACGACCAAATCTACAAGAAGATCCATGCGATGCAGTACACCATCCCCGACAGCGTCCCACCAGAGGCGAAGGATTTGATTTCAAATCTGCTCATCCGCGAGGGGTCGAAGCGGCTGGCGCTACATCGCGTGCTGAGCCACCCCTTCTTGCTCAAATACTACTATGTTCCAAACGGCATTACGCCGCCGACGGGAAAGCGGCCGCGCAGCTAG
- a CDS encoding RAD50 DNA repair-like protein yields MTSIEKLQLCGVRSFDPNPTNQQFIQFQKPLTVILGKNGAGKTTIIEALLNACTGAMPPGSGTERGSFVYDPKVVGETEVKAQIRLIFTGKGGKLMQVIRSFQATRSAHRVTFTTLDNTIAFQDLSTGEVISSTYRSSDVDRVVPEMLGVSPAVLEHVIFCHQEECNWPLGPPKDVKRIFDDIFAATRYVLALDRLRDNSKEFRRQLKEHEASLMALREHREQAKQLEQQIAEKESVVKAIQGRSIGIEPELRGLRQAREALRTVEEQIEALQREVAVTNGRLEERREAVRRMGVPATSQTLEDLLEMRGSFTAQMQQLEEGLVQDTKRYDAAAARRRAQEEDMYKCRSNVQLLEREAQLHKQNVAQLRELIQHLSHDHILSESNIDERSLQRLLQKAEDAVAAERQRARTASESVQQRIRDAEDGAQCASRAVDGCKKEIEVREHAVENVRRRIKEHAAAIAALGGEGCRTQLRQAQVEVEELQQRVAAAEELRKKGGGLHQSQRILMELEEQNSTVAQLREEMMQQKLLERQQQDLALMRQQIDEARAAVAAALQRDVLPILHEVGVQVPQEAAADSFSLPALTSLRSQASQVRQLKAEELRALQTRALELEKACALQEQKMSYSTDELGQCRRAVDAGTRQCAGLFPDMDAYEEVLLQAKEAAETAAQKRHALEALASCYHDFMVVAKGERMCAVCERPFDSDDSLESFLTRKADRQRTSPETLAAVQAAVNTTREAYQSLEKLQSVVVTVRQNRHRIPVLEAELDALEDKMKQNRAEQREVCAARDAAQHEVHQLDTMYQHLCMVCTMGERTVALRDTLARKEKDFEAAQAEQQPHETQRKWGSGDGATGRAEPAPCSYEELCEAYAAATERLHKLNRQFTEAQRMERGQAENAAERELQERKAAMLQAEVAVAKLDDLESAARELQEEAAQHRTRVEELKRQAAEAQHSVEAHQQRVLQLRAERQKTEAAERGALDTAEKQLRELQLSLPPVLSYLHNGCARQLEELRMHLRETESAYKASAQEEEGLASRMKEARKTLSDQHRRSADMDRHIDVLQQEASIAADEAHLAEMERTLASLKSDRLHDVEQLLGKEARQASLATLREMITAKITSLEKIRAQQDGNTEAMLLDVNQLKQQLRGDKYQNIEKRYRSTFLKVQTTEISIQDIEKYYSALEKAVQSYHQEKIAQINQIIAELWRRTYRGSDIDTVEIRSETEGTTTTTARRSYNYRVVMKRGNNEMDMRGRCSAGQKVLACIIIRLALSEAFCCDCGILALDEPTTNLDGDNARSLADALRTLIQARRAVKHFQLVVITHDEQFVRALGGQSLEKFYYVHKDREGAFSVIDERTFDQLFA; encoded by the coding sequence ATGACGAGCATCGAGAAGTTGCAGCTCTGTGGCGTGCGCAGCTTCGACCCCAACCCGACGAATCAGCAGTTCATCCAGTTTCAGAAGCCGTTGACAGTCATTCTCGGCAAGAATGGTGCTGGCAAAACCACTATcatcgaggcgctgctgaacgCGTGCACGGGGGCCATGCCTCCCGGCAGTGGGACCGAGAGGGGCTCCTTTGTGTATGATCCCAAGGTTGTTGGCGAAACAGAGGTGAAGGCGCAGATTCGACTCATATTCACCGGCAAGGGTGGTAAGCTGATGCAGGTCATCCGCTCCTTTCAGGCCAcacgcagcgcgcaccgcgtCACCTTTACAACACTGGACAATACCATCGCTTTCCAGGACTTGTCCACCGGGGAGGTGATCTCGAGCACGTACCGCTCCAGCGATGTCGACCGTGTCGTGCCGGAGATGCTCGGCGTGTCGCCAGCTGTGCTGGAGCACGTCATTTTTTGCCACCAGGAGGAGTGCAACTGGCCACTGGGACCACCGAAGGATGTGAAGCGAATCTTCGACGACATCTTCGCCGCGACTCGGTACGTCCTCGCACTGGACCGGCTGCGCGACAACAGCAAGGAGTTTCGCCGCCAGCTGAAAGAGCACGAGGCGAGTCTGATGGCGCTACGAGAGCACCGCGAGCAAGCaaagcagctggagcagcaaATAGCGGAGAAGGAAAGCGTTGTGAAGGCCATTCAGGGCCGCAGCATCGGCATCGAACCAGAGCTACGGGGCCTGCGCCAGGCGCGTGAGGCGCTGCGtacggtggaggagcagatcgAGGCATTGCAGCGTGAGGTGGCGGTCACGAACGGGCGTCTCGAAGAGCGtcgcgaggcggtgcgccggATGGGTGTGCCAGCCACGAGCCAGACGCTAGAGGATCTGCTCGAGATGCGCGGCAGCTTCACCGCGcagatgcagcagctcgaAGAGGGTCTCGTGCAAGACACCAAGCGCTacgatgctgccgccgcgcggcgacgcgctcaAGAGGAGGACATGTACAAGTGCCGCTCGAATGttcagctgctggagcgtgaggcgcagctgcacaagcAAAATGTAGCGCAGCTTCGTGAGCTCATCCAGCACCTGTCTCACGATCACATTCTGAGTGAGAGCAACATTGACGAGCGCAGTCTGCAGCGTCTGCTCCAAAAGGCCGAggacgccgtggcggcggagcgtcAGCGTGCTCGCACTGCCTCGGAGAGTGTTCAGCAGCGCATTCGAGACGCGGAAGACGGCGCGCAGTGCGCCTCCCGCGCCGTGGATGGGTGCAAGAAAGAGATAGAGGTGCGCGAGCACGCCGTGGAGAATGTGCGACGCCGCATCAAAGagcacgccgctgccatcgcggCCCTTGGCGGGGAGGGGtgccgcacgcagctgcgccaggctcaggtggaggtggaggagctgcagcagcgtgtcgctgccgccgaagAGTTGCGGAAGAAAGGTGGCGGGCTGCACCAAAGCCAGCGCATTCTCATGGAGCTAGAGGAGCAGAATAGCACCGTGGCTCAATTGCGTGAGGAGATGATGCAGCAGAAGCTGCTGgaacgccagcagcaggatTTAGCGCTCATGCGCCAGCAGATCGATGAAGCCAGGGcggccgtggcagcggcgctgcagcgagaCGTGCTCCCGATTTTGCACGAAGTCGGCGTACAAGTCCCACAggaggcggctgccgacTCTTTTTCATTACCAGCCTTAACGTCTTTGCGCTCCCAAGCTTCCCAGGTACGGCAgctgaaggcggaggagTTGCGTGCTCTCCAGACACGCGCGCtagagctggagaaggcgtgcgcgctgcaggagcagaaGATGTCCTACAGCACCGATGAGCTGGGCCAGTGTCGCCGCGCTGTGGATGCCGGCACCAGGCAGTGCGCCGGCCTCTTCCCGGACATGGACGCCtacgaggaggtgctgctgcaggctaaggaggcggcggagacggCTGCGCAGAAACGCCACGCCCTGGAGGCCCTCGCGTCGTGCTACCATGATTTCATGGTTGTGGCGAAGGGTGAGAGGATGTGTGCTGTCTGCGAGCGTCCCTTTGACAGCGACGACTCGCTGGAGAGCTTTCTGACGCGAAAGGCGGACAGGCAGCGTACCAGCCCAGAGACGCTAGCGGCTGTGCAGGCGGCCGTCAACACAACCCGGGAGGCGTATCAGAGTCTTGAAAAGCTGCAGAGCGTTGTGGTGACGGTGCGACAGAACCGGCATCGTATTCCGGTTCTAGAGGCCGAGCTCGACGCGCTGGAGGACAAGATGAAGCAGAACCGCGCAGAGCAGCGTGAGGTCTGCGCGGCCCGCGATGCTGCCCAGCATGAGGTGCATCAGCTGGATACCATGTACCAGCATCTGTGCATGGTGTGCACCATGGGAGAGAGGACGGTAGCGCTGCGCGACACGCTGGCGAGGAAGGAGAAAGACTttgaggcggcgcaggcggagcagcaaCCACACGAGACACAGCGAAAgtggggcagcggcgatggcgccacAGGGAGAGCTGAACCGGCGCCGTGCTCGTATGAGGAGCTTTGTGAGGCTtacgcggcggcgacggagcgACTGCACAAGCTCAACAGGCAGTTCACTGAGGCCCAGCGAATGGAGCGCGGCCAGGCTGAGAATGCGGCAGAGCgagagctgcaggagcgcaaGGCAGCGATGCTTCAGGCCGAGGTCGCGGTGGCAAAGCTGGACGACTTGGAGTCGGCCGCTCGTGAactgcaggaggaggctgctcagcaccgcacgcgggtggaggagctgaagcgccaggcagcagaggcacagCACTCCGTGGAGGCccatcagcagcgcgttCTGCAACTCCGTGCCGAACGTCAGAAGACAGAGGCTGCGGAGCGTGGTGCTTTGGACACAGCGGAGAAGCAGCTtcgcgagctgcagctgtcGCTGCCTCCGGTCCTCAGCTACCTGCACAACGGCTGCGCCCgccagctggaggagcttcGGATGCACCTGCGCGAGACCGAAAGCGCGTACAAAGCCTCGGctcaggaggaggaggggcttGCCAGTCGGATGAAGGAAGCGCGGAAGACACTTAGcgaccagcaccgccgctctGCTGACATGGATCGCCACATCGAcgtcctgcagcaggaggcaTCCATTGCGGCCGACGAGGCGCACTTGGCGGAGATGGAGCGCACCCTCGCCTCCCTGAAGTCGGACCGGTTGCACGACGTGGAACAGCTGCTGGGTAAGGAGGCAAGACAGGCGAGCCTGGCCACACTGCGCGAGATGATCACCGCCAAGATTACGTCGCTGGAGAAGAtacgtgcgcagcaggatgGCAATACGGAGGCGATGCTACTCGATGTGAACcagctgaagcagcagctgcgtggcgACAAGTACCAGAACATTGAGAAGCGCTACCGGTCCACGTTCCTGAAGGTGCAAACGACGGAGATATCCATCCAGGACATCGAGAAGTACTACAGTGCCCTGGAGAAAGCGGTACAGTCGTACCACCAGGAGAAGATTGCACAGATCAACCAAATCATTGCAGAGCTGTGGCGCCGGACGtaccgcggcagcgacatTGACACGGTGGAGATTCGCTCAGAGACGGAGGGCACGACGACGACtacggcgcggcgcagctaCAACTACCGCGTTGTCATGAAGCGGGGCAACAACGAAATGGACATGCGTGGTCGCTGCAGTGCTGGGCAGAAGGTGCTCGCCTGCATCATCATTCGGCTCGCGCTGAGCGAAGCCTtctgctgcgactgcggaATCCTCGCCCTTGATGAGCCGACAACAAACCTCGACGGCGACAACGCTCGCAGTCTGGcggacgcgctgcgcaccctCATCCAGGCGCGGAGGGCGGTGAAGCACTTTCAGCTCGTTGTTATCACGCACGACGAGCagtttgtgcgtgcgctgggAGGGCAGTCGCTGGAGAAGTTCTACTACGTCCATAAGGATCGAGAGGGTGCGTTCTCGGTGATTGACGAACGCACCTTTGACCAGCTTTTTGCGTGA
- the RAD51 gene encoding putative RAD51 protein, which translates to MQTRSKAKGRRGRPSARPSEEVEVVESQPQEVLQNEEQEPQQQQQQQSTDMAEPNASGFRVIQILENYGVASSDIKKLMECGFYTVESAAYAPKKAILAVKGISENKAEKIMAECAKLVPMGFTSAVAYHEARKEIIMVTTGSREVDKLLGGGIETGSITELFGEFRTGKTQLCHTLCVTCQLPISQGGAEGMALYIDTEGTFRPERLVAVAERYKLDPEDVLANVACARAFNTDHQQQLLLQASAMMAENRFALIIVDSATALYRTDYSGRNELAARQMHLGKFLRSLHNLAEEYGVAVVVTNQVVANVDGSAQMFQADSKKPIGGHIMAHASTTRLSLRKGRGEQRIIKVYDSPCLAEAEAIFGIYDDGVGDARD; encoded by the coding sequence ATGCAGACCCGTTCCAAGGCCAAAGGTCGCCGTGGTCGTCCGTCGGCGCGGCCCTCTGAAGAGGTTGAGGTTGTGGAGAGCCAGCCGCAGGAGGTCCTACAGAACGAGGAGCAGGagcctcagcagcagcagcagcagcagagcaccGACATGGCTGAACCGAACGCAAGTGGCTTTCGCGTTATCCAGATCTTGGAGAACTACGGCGTGGCCAGCTCAGATATCAAGAAGCTCATGGAGTGCGGCTTTTACACGGTGGAGTCGGCGGCCTACGCACCGAAGAAGGCCATCCTGGCAGTGAAGGGGATCAGCGAGAACAAGGCCGAGAAAATTATGGCGGAGTGCGCCAAGCTGGTGCCGATGGGGTTCACTTCCGCGGTTGCCTACCACGAGGCGCGCAAGGAGATCATTATGGTCACTACGGGCAGCCGCGAGGTGGACAAGCtactcggcggcggcatcgaaACTGGGAGCATCACGGAGCTCTTCGGAGAGTTCCGTACGGGCAAGACACAGCTCTGCCATACGCTGTGCGTGACGTGCCAGCTGCCCATCTCACAGGGTGGCGCGGAGGGCATGGCGCTCTATATCGACACCGAAGGCACCTTCCGCCCGGAGCGCCTCGTTGCCGTTGCGGAGCGGTACAAGCTGGACCCGGAGGATGTGCTCGCTAacgtggcgtgtgcgcgtgccttcAACACGgatcaccagcagcagctgctgctgcaggcgtctGCCATGATGGCCGAGAACCGCTTCGCGCTCATCATTGTAGACTCTGCAACCGCTCTCTACCGCACAGACTACAGCGGCCGCAACGAGCTCGCGGCGCGGCAGATGCACCTCGGCAAATTCTTGCGCTCGCTGCACAACCTCGCCGAGGAGTACGGAGTGGCGGTGGTTGTGACAAACCAGGTAGTGGCCAACGTGGACGGCTCCGCGCAGATGTTCCAGGCGGACTCCAAGAAGCCGATTGGAGGCCACATTATGGCCCACGCCTCGACGACGCGGCTTAGCCTGCGCAAGGGTCGTGGCGAGCAGCGCATCATAAAGGTGTACGACTCTCCATGCCTGGCCGAGGCCGAGGCGATCTTTGGCATCTACGATGATGGCGTTGGTGATGCTCGGGATTGA
- a CDS encoding putative ribosomal protein S26: protein MTTKRRNHGRSKPAHSRGRVKPIHCFNCGRLTPKDKAVGRFVVRRMLDAASARDVAEASPVYGANFPMPRLYMKQRFCIACAIHSRTVRARPVGNRKIRYTKKVPFRPAGKK from the coding sequence ATGACGACCAAGCGCCGCAACCACGGACGTTCGAAGCCCGCGCACAGCCGCGGTCGCGTCAAGCCGATCCACTGCTTCAACTGCGGTCGTCTCACCCCGAAGGACAAGGCCGTCGGCCGCTTTGTCGTGCGCCGCATGCTGGATGCCGCTTCCGCCCGCGATGTGGCGGAGGCGTCCCCGGTGTACGGTGCGAACTTCCCGATGCCGAGACTGTACATGAAGCAGCGCTTCTGCATTGCGTGCGCTATCCACAGCCGCACCGTGCGCGCTCGCCCGGTCGGAAACCGCAAGATACGTTACACTAAGAAGGTGCCGTTCCGCCCTGCCGGCAAGAAATGA